From Hydractinia symbiolongicarpus strain clone_291-10 chromosome 12, HSymV2.1, whole genome shotgun sequence, one genomic window encodes:
- the LOC130622560 gene encoding dnaJ homolog subfamily B member 6-like, with the protein MAEDDFYKVLGLTKDASEAEIKKAYRKLALKWHPDKNSERKEEAEEKFKLISEAYEVLSDNGKRKIYDQYGKAGLSGESQRGASYDFGSHYTFRHAEDIFRDFFEHDPFGEDIMRDFFGPSAFHARGTRNGSAASKRRDPFAHFGFGGGLGGGFGGGFGGGFHDDAFFNSNMSSSFSSSSFGSGGGSFKSTSTSTKIVNGKKVTTKKVVDNGKETVETFENDVLISKTVDGVPQLTNGNRAERRPLEGREKKRKK; encoded by the exons ATGGCAGAGGatgatttttataaagttttgggCTTAACAAAGGATGCATCtgaagctgaaataaaaaaagc ATATCGAAAATTGGCATTAAAATGGCACCCAGATAAAAACAGTGAGAGAAAAGAGGAAGCAGAAGAGAAATTTAAGTTGATATCTGAAGCATATGAAGTGTTATCTGACA atgggaaaagaaaaatatatgacCAATATGGCAAAGCTGGTCTTAGTG GTGAAAGTCAAAGGGGCGCTTCATACGATTTTGGTTCACACTATACATTTCGCCATGCTGAAGATATATTTAG GGATTTCTTTGAACATGATCCATTTGGTGAAGACATTATGAGAGATTTCTTTG GTCCAAGCGCTTTTCATGCTAGAGGAACACGAAATGGAAGTGCAGCTTCAAAGAGAAGAGATCCATTTGCGCACTTTGGTTTTGGTGGAGGCTTAGGTGGTGGCTTTGGTGGTGGCTTTGGTGGTGGCTTTCATGATGATGCATTTTTCAACTCAAa CATGTCTTCTTCATTTTCGAGTTCATCATTTGGAAGTGGGGGAG GATCTTTTAAGTCAACCTCCACGTCAACAAAAATTGTAAATGGTAAAAAAGTCACAACAAAGAAAGTTGTAGATAACGGCAAAGAAACTGTGGAAACATTCGAAAATGATGTATTGATCTCAAAAACAGTCGATGGTGTCCCACAGCTGACCAATGGAAATCGAGCAGAAAGGCGCCCACTGGAAGGGAgggaaaaaaagagaaaaaaataa
- the LOC130622561 gene encoding golgin subfamily A member 6-like protein 25, with protein sequence MEYNTDTNINDVEPVKMEINEAYEDKLTTLSQAIQKEQKLRQESEETAKKHLEKIQHLEKIIEDCKKKCDTTFDQLSTKANAIPEMIQEAIKPMVKMATDAVEQQEREKRRRIQVEELLEKVRHENDVLTKEKDELNRCAFNMECKIKELEVINAYQKDAVEDLKRKMAEQNEQYSQYKRQIKSFATVIRSKFDGITKILHKNFICKIFPRKVSKKKLRVVAAIEKVEELLQLHVAEIQNF encoded by the exons ATGGAATATAACACTGATACTAATATTAATGACGTGGAACCAGTAAAAATG GAAATAAACGAAGCTTATGAAGATAAGCTTACAACATTATCTCAAGCTATTCAGAAGGAACAGAAACTTCGACAAGAAAGCGAAGAGACAGCAAAGAAGCATCTAGAGAAAATCCAACATTTGGAGAAAATCATTGAAGATTGTAAGAAAAAATGTGATACAACTTTCGATCAGCTAAGCACAAAAGCAAACGCAATACCTGAAATGATTCAGGAAGCAATAAAACCAATGGTAAAAATGGCTACTGACGCCGTTGAACAACAAGAGAGAGAGAAGAGGAGAAGAATTCAAGTTGAAGAATTGCTGGAGAAGGTGAGACATGAAAATGATGTTTTGACAAAGGAGAAAGATGAATTGAATCGATGTGCCTTTAACATGGAATGTAAAATTAAAGAACTTGAAGTCATCaatgcttatcaaaaagatgCGGTGGAAGATCTAAAGAGAAAAATGGCTGAACAAAATGAGCAGTACAGTCAATACAAACGGCAAATAAAGAGTTTCGCCACCGTGATTCGAAGCAAGTTTGATGGCATTACaaagattttgcataaaaattttatatgcAAAATCTTCCCAAGAAAGGTTTCCAAAAAGAAACTGAGAGTTGTGGCTGCaattgaaaaagttgaagaacTGCTTCAATTGCATGTTGCagaaatacaaaatttttaa